Sequence from the Panicum virgatum strain AP13 chromosome 5N, P.virgatum_v5, whole genome shotgun sequence genome:
catgtatatcttccgacgttctagcaggtgttcctttacatcttgcgttgtaatacctcgaaataatgtgaaattttTAAACTGAATTAATtttgacaacaccatctctatcgtaccatccgctaatacatccaacttcttactgattacaagatgtgtcatgatctcaagtattatactagatttttcttcagtccatgaaaatcctccaaaattggaggcagccgttgtcttatgctgcaatatttagaaacaagtttaatactatatttcactatccaaaacttaattctattttaatttataatttatttagaaacaagtctgtaataaacttaaattttaatactgaactgaaattttaatactatagcattaattaaattaaattgttttacaatattaatggattcatacgtaacttacctgcagatcacaagtgcggaatccggcagggcttcactgttgcaactccctccctcaccccacgtCTCTCCTTTTTTCCTCTATGGATATTTTTTGCTGTAAATGCAGGTGTGGAGAGGACCTCGActtttatattggggggagcctgccgccccctgccagGCGGTAGGTGTCTCCATGCGATAAaacacaaattttaattacatatagacccctgccgcccggcagtggGGCGGCAATGCCGGGCGGGGTAGGGGTATAaacctgtaaattgtgaaaccaaaaatatatttctgtaaaaaacgattttgaaaaatataaaaataaaaaaaacgctaAGTTGCAGCCGGCAAAAAAGAGACCCGGGGTTTGACGCGGGCCGAGAGCCCACCCGCCCGCTAAATGGCAAACCCACCACGGCCACCCCAGCGCCACCGCTTTCTTCCCGATGCCGTCGTCGACGATCCGAAGCATCTCCATCACCGTCTCCGACGAagacggtgcggcggcggcgccgacgcggAGACCCCGAGCCGGCAGGCGGaaggccgcggcgcgcggcttGGGGCAGCGGGCAGCGCGGCTGCTTGCGCGGTGGTGGcccgtcctcctgctgctcccggCCGTCGCGCTGCTCCTCTTCGAGGCCTCGCGGCTGCGCGGCTCGCCCCCGGcccccgccgcgcacgcctccAGCCTCGGACGGCTCGAACCGACCACGCGCCTCGTCCGTGGCGTGCGCGAGCGTGAGTTCCCCGCCCTACTCTGATTCGATCTACGCGTAAACTGTTCCCGGTTTCCCCTGCCCCTAAATCCTAGAGACTGCACTGAAGGTTCGTTATAGATGTCACTAAATTGCATTAGGAGGAATTTGTGTGGTTAGTTGGTAACGCGAGTACTGCATTGCACGGTATGCTGTGCTTACGGTGGTTCGGACAGAGCTCTTTTTGCAGAATTAATTTGGTATATCGTGGCGATTAATCTGAACTTTTTAGATCTTGCATACTGAGAAAGTAAGCTACACATCTTGTACACTGAGAAAGGTATAGTGGTATGGAAATGCTGACACACCTGATGCTCCGAAGCCAGAACTTATGTTCTGCTTAAGTGCTGAATCACAGAGCACATACTGTTCTCTCTTATTATTCTTATATCAGTAAGCTTCTCATTGAAGCAACTGAGTTTTCAGCTTCTTTCCTAATTTGACTTTGTTAGTACAGCTGATAAGTAAGAAATGACGTGAGTATTTTTTTGCATTGTTGATATTGACAGCTTGCTTGAAGCTCCTTAGTCCCAAAAGTTTGGCAAATTTGGTCTTTCCCGAAGGCACAAAACATGACTTCGTGGTTAAGAGGACCAAATACAAATCTGATGATGATGACTACGACACATTCCACTCTGAGGCGAACTCTACTTATTTACTACAGCATGCGGAAGCGACAAGGTTTAATTTGTTTACAGGATTTCAGACACTTGCTGAAAGAGAAGATAGCTTCAAGGTTGTAAGGCTTACTGATATGTACTATATTGTTGTCAGAAAGCTGTGGTTCCATAGACGTGTTTAATGTGTTTCCAACTTCTGCAGGTGAATGAGACTGTTAATGTGCATTGTGGTTTCTACAGCGACAATGGTGGCTTCAAAATTTCTGAAGAGGATAAAAGATACATGAGAACCTGTAAAGTTGTTGTGTCTACCTGCGCATTTGGTGGTGGCGATGATCTATATCAACCTATTGGAATGGCCAATTCTTCTTTTGACAGGGTATTTCAGCCTCCAAGATTTTCAGACATGAACATCAGATTAAACCATCACATTCATTGATTATATGCGGGTTTGCATGGTGTTGTGGTGAAGCAGGTTTGCTACGCAGCCTTTTGGGATGAGGTGACACTATCAACTCAGGAAGCTGAGGGAAAGGTAATTGGTGACAATGGCATGATAGGAAGGTGGCGTATCATTGTTGTCAAGAGCCTCCCTTTTGTGGATCAACAATTAAATGGGAAGATCCCAAAGGTAAAAGATTACATTGCCTATCCTTTGTGCTAATTTCATAATTTGGCATGATAGAAGTAATTTGCAGCACTTACCGTCAACACTTTACTTTgccttaaaattttattttttttggattgCGCAACAGTGTATATCTAATAGCAAATCACTTAACATGTTTTTTGCAGATGTTGACTCATCGCCTTttcccggaggcaaggtactcTATATGGGTGGACTCAAAATACCAATTTCGAAGGGATCCGATAGCAGTGCTTGAAGCTCTTCTTTGGAGGACAAATTCTACCTTTGCTATCTCTGAACATGGAGCGCGGAGTAACATTTATGATGAGGGGAAAGCTATTGTTCAAAAGCACAAGGctactcctgaagaagtagaggtGCAATTGACCCAATATCGGCAAGATGGTATGCTGGGCGTAAAAAGATTATATGGATTGAAAGGTCAGTTATTTAGTATTGTTTTTAAACAAATATTTCATTTCTCATGCTGAACATTTCTGTATTTTTGCTGTGTGAACGATGAAGCATGCCTGGTACAATGATttacttgtttgatttttcagCTCTAGCTGAAGCCTCTATTATTGTGAGGGAGCTCACACCTGCACCTAACCATTTCATGTGTGCTTGGTTCAATGAAGTGGTTCGCTTCACATCTCGGGATCAGCTCAGTTTCCCATATGTTCTGTGGAGAATAAACATGCCTGGAATGAGCATGTTTCCTGTATGCTCTCGCAGGGACCTTGTGAACAGTTTGGGTCACACAAGGAAAGTAAAACCTCTTACACAGACTAATCCAGAGTCTTCTGCCTCTTGATCGTTTCGCCCAACTCGTTCGCTTATAGTCAACTAACCATTGATTCATACCGGTTCTAATTGCCGACATCTCTTGGTTCACAATTTTGTTGTATATTATTATAGTACCTTTCCATTCTTCCTCTAATGGAATCATGGATTTGCTTGTACACGGACATGAACCTGAAATACCATCACACAATCTTACCTGTAAATATCGTTCCATTTGGTATTGGAAAGAATGAACAGTTACTGTAACATGTTAAGATAATCTCCCTTGTCTTTTGTGCTCTTGGAAAATGGAGTGTACACGaggcgttttttttatttacagatTCCAGCATTTGCCTTTTAAATTTTGGAGATATGGTTTTATCGGCCTTGCTCTCAGGCCCTGTAACGTTGAGTGTTGATTTCCCTGTCAATTCTGATGTATACTGGGTTAtttttcaattatttgaagcTTCCGAGTATTAGTGAAGTTGCGGCGTATCGTCTGAATGGCTATTATGAAATGTTCTgatgaaaaaaatttcattCCTCCATTTAATTGGAATCCTTCTGTTCAAGATACTCCGTTTTATTGGAATCGAGGATGTATCTCAATATCAAAGATTTTCATGTGTCGAATGCAAGAAATTTTTTCAGTCAACGTCACAGCTTATTGATGAGCTAATGGGCCGAATTCACAGTAAGTTCTGGGCCTTTAGAGCCCATGTCTTCTTTGTTAACCACCTTTCTCTTCACTTCCCCTCGCTCGGCTCCTCCTATCGCCTTATCCACTCCACCCTGCCCATCTCTCGCCTTCCCGAAGCTAGAAATGGCCGCGTCCCACTGAACCCGACCCACCCTCGGACGCCCCCTCCGCCTCCGACTGCTGCCGCTCTAGCTCACGGGCACCGCAATGGCCACGGCCGTCGCCGCATCCGCTTTCCTCTCCTCGTCCTTCGCCCCccgccaccatcaccgccgCTTGGCCAGGCCCGtgacgcgccgcgccgccactgcGGGACTGGCCGTGCGGTGCGAGCAGAGCGACAAGCAGAAGAGGcagccgctcgccgcgctcgtGCCCCGCGAGCAGCGCTTCATGTTCGAGGGCGACGAGCTCTGCGGCCCCGTACGACACCCTCTCTTCCATCTCCCAAAACAATGGGCACCCTTACTATCTCCCACCGCTCGTTTCACAGAAACGTAGTGCTGGGCATTGTCCATCCCATTTGTTCATGTTTTACCGATGTCATCTTAATCCATTTGATACGAGGCCTTTATGCACATGAGTAATCAACTTAAAGTACAGAGGCTTGCATTGTTTATGTCATCTACCATCACATCCAAAATTTGCCATGGCCTTTTCGCGTAGAGAAAGAATTCGGTAGAAATGAGCTTGGAAGGGGAATGGGAATCACTTGCTGGAATCTAAGTGAATTGATAGTATCATGCGATTGTTGCTGTAGTTCTGTAATGTTGGGCTCTGGTTGCCCACCAGCTTGTTCGTAAATGTTACTTCTTAGGATCATTTGATATGGGAACAATGTGTACAGTTCGTTGGAACCATGCTCTGTTCTTTGAATTACTCCATGGCTTACCTGTGTTGACATAAATCTGATTGAGCACTTTAAT
This genomic interval carries:
- the LOC120672898 gene encoding probable hexosyltransferase MUCI70; this translates as MPSSTIRSISITVSDEDGAAAAPTRRPRAGRRKAAARGLGQRAARLLARWWPVLLLLPAVALLLFEASRLRGSPPAPAAHASSLGRLEPTTRLVRGVREPCLKLLSPKSLANLVFPEGTKHDFVVKRTKYKSDDDDYDTFHSEANSTYLLQHAEATRFNLFTGFQTLAEREDSFKVNETVNVHCGFYSDNGGFKISEEDKRYMRTCKVVVSTCAFGGGDDLYQPIGMANSSFDRVCYAAFWDEVTLSTQEAEGKVIGDNGMIGRWRIIVVKSLPFVDQQLNGKIPKMLTHRLFPEARYSIWVDSKYQFRRDPIAVLEALLWRTNSTFAISEHGARSNIYDEGKAIVQKHKATPEEVEVQLTQYRQDGMLGVKRLYGLKALAEASIIVRELTPAPNHFMCAWFNEVVRFTSRDQLSFPYVLWRINMPGMSMFPVCSRRDLVNSLGHTRKVKPLTQTNPESSAS